The Pseudomonas fluorescens nucleotide sequence CCCATGTGAGAGTAGGTCATCGTCAAGATTAAATTCCGAAACCCCTATCTGCGTATGCAGGTAGGGGTTTTGTCTTTCTGGCGATTTAACTGCTAGTCGTGGCCCTTGCGGGAGCCGGCCTTGCCGGCAACCTAGGCGCCACCGCTGCCACAGCAAGCCTGCATACACCCGAAAACCCCCCGCAACCTAAGACCATTCCCGCCCCAGCTTCAGACTCGCCTGACTGTCTTATCTAACCGAGTGTCCGCTTAACTGGCGTCCCACCTATAACGATAAGAAGGCCAAAGCCCATGTCTGCAAATGCTGCCCCGATCAGTCCCGCCCGTGTCGCAGTCATCCAGTTCGACCCGCAGGTCGGCCTTGAACATTGCGACAACAACCTTTGCCATGGGTTAGAGCTCGCCGAACAAGCGGTTCGTGAGGGCGCCAATCTGATAATCCTGCCTGAGCTGGCCAACACCGGCTACAGCTTCAATACCCGCGCCGAAGCCTGGGCTCATGCCGAAGCACTGGCGGACGGTCCTAGCCTGAAAACCTGGGCGGCGTTTGCCCGTGAACACCATGTCTATCTGGTTGCAGGGTTTGCCGAGCGCGATGGCTTGAAACTGTATGACAGTGCTGTGCTGTTCGGTCCGGAAGGTTTGCTCGGGCACTACCGTAAAGCCCATCTGTGGAACCAGGAGAAGCTCTGGTTCAGCCCCGGTAACCTCGGCTTCCCTGTGTTCGAGACGCCCATCGGCCGAATCGGCCTGTTGATCTGCTGGGACATCTGGTTTCCGGAAGTGCCGCGGCTGTTGGCGATGCAGGGGGCCGATATCATCTGCAGCCTGAACAACTGGGTATGGACGCCAGCGCCGTTGTTCGATGCCAGTGGCCGCTGCATGGCCTCTTACCTGACCATGACCGCCGCCCATGTCAACAATGTGCATATCGCGGCCGCCAACCGTATCGGCAGTGAGCGTGGTGGGCGGTTTCTAGGCTGTTCGTTGATTGCCGGCACAAACGGCTGGCCCCTCGGTGAGATCGCCGGGCCGGAAAACCAGTGCATCCTCTACGCCGATCTCGACCTCAGCAGTGCTCGCAGTACACCGATCTGGAACAGCCTCAACGATCTGCCCCGCGACCGACGCACTGACCTCTACGGCTCGATGCTCGGTTATGACCTGCACCCAGCCTTGCCGCGCTAAGGAGGGGGTGATGGACAACTCACTCGAAACCTCCCGTTCCAACTTCTGGCCTTTGCTACTGTTGTGCCTGATGGTGTCGTTGGTCACCACGGTGCTGCTTGAAGTTATCAGCGGCCGCGCCGACGCCTGGATTGGCCTGTGGCCAGACTATGCCCACATGATGTCGAACCTCAACGAGCCGCTGGCACGTTTGCGCTGGATCATCGGTGATATCAGTGAAGTGGCCTTCTACAAGCATGAGTTGCCGGCACTGGGCTTGCTGGCAGGCGCGGCCCTGGCCCATTGGGCCAACCGCAACGGCAAGCGTTGGCAAGGCTTCGCCATCTGTTACGGCACAGGTTTGTGGCCATGGTTGCTGACCAGTTCGCTGCTGGGATTATGGTTCAGCCATGCGCTATGGGGCTGGACCTTGAACAGCGGCCTCTGGCAACCGACCTTCGTGGCGTTCGTTTCGTTGCCGGCGGCCATGGTGCTGATGTTCGGCGCGGGCTGGAAGGTCGCTTTCAATGGTGCGCTTCTGGCCGCCTTTCTGGTAACTCCGGCCAGCCTGCTGTTGGTCAACTACCTGTGCTACCCATTGACGCTGCCAGTGGTGGTCGGCAATGTCGGGGGCATGGCGGTTGCCAGTGTCCTGGCATTCAGCTTGATCCGCCGATTTCCGCTGTTGGTGAAATCCACCGCATCTGAAAACACCCCCAAAGCGCCCGGCCCGAGCCACACCGGCTACGGCGCTACCTGGACCTTGCGCCGGGTGCTTGCCGATTTCAGTGAAGCGCCGTTCTTCGGCAATGAACTGGCAAGCCTCGGCTTGTTATCAGGTGTGTTGCTGGCCTACATCCTCTCACCCACTGGCCCCGCCTACGGCTCGCAACTGGTCGTGCAGATGGTGGCAGGGCAAGCACTGGCATCCTTTATCGGTGTGCTGATCTGGCGACGGCAGTGGATGCGCCTGGGATGGTATCCAACCTATATCCCGATCGTCTCCGTAGTGCCGGCCGCCGTGCTCACGTTCGGCGGCAGTTGGCAGGTGATTGGGCTCAGCGCGGTGCTGGGAGCGTTGCTGGCACCTCCGTTGGCGAGCGCAATCAGCCAGCGCCTGCCTAAGCACATGCACGGCTTCATCGGCAATGTGCTGTCCATGGCCATTTCTACCCTGGTAATTCTCCCCTTCATCAGCCTGGTTACAGGAGGTGACACATGACCCTGCCCCAACTTGCCATAGGCACTCTGGGTGGCACTCTGAGCATGCTTGCGCCAGCAGCAGGTGAAGGTATCACTCCGGGCCTGGACAGCGCACAGATGCTCGCCGACGTGCCTCAGCTTGCAAGCCTTGCGCGCATTTCGGCGAAAACCCTGCAGATGTTGCCCAGTGCATCGTTGTCGTTCGTTCAACTGGTTGATGTTCTGTACTGGGCCAAAGCCCAGGTGGAGGAGGGCGCACACGCCGTGGTGCTGACTCAGGGTACCGATACCCTGGAGGAAGTGGCGTACTTTCTCGAACTGCTCTGGCCCTTCGATGCGCCATTGATCCTGACCGGCGCCATGCGTGCCGCCAGCGAGCCCGGCGCCGATGGCCCGGCCAATCTGCTGGCGGCGGTGCAGGTGGCGCTGGATGTACAGAGTCGTGGCCGCGGCGTGCTGGTAGTGATCAACGATCAGATCCACGCCGCTGCCCATGTGCGCAAAACCGCGAGCCTGGCCATGGCTGCATTCAGTTCACCGCATTTTGGCTGCGAAGGCCTGCTGATAGAGGGGCGCGCCTGTTATCTGAAGCCCGCCAGGGCCCGCCAACCATTACCTGAGCCTTGGCGCCTGGACCAACGTGTGGCGTTGCTGGAGGCTGATTTCGCCGCCGATACCCTGCTGCTCGAGCAAGTCGCCGGGTTGGGTTATGAGGGCCTGGTGATCGCCGGTTTTGGCGCCGGGCACGTGTCGGCAGCATGGGCCAAATGCGTGGGATACCTCACCACCAGAATGCCAGTGATCGTCGCCTCGCGAACCGGCTGCGGCCCGACGGCGCATCAGACCTATGGCTTCGATGGCGGGGAAATGGATCTGCAACGCAAGGGCGCGCTGATGGCGGGATTCTTGTGCCCACGCAAATGCCGGGTATTGCTGTGGGTGCTGATTGGCTGCGGGA carries:
- a CDS encoding nitrilase family protein, which translates into the protein MSANAAPISPARVAVIQFDPQVGLEHCDNNLCHGLELAEQAVREGANLIILPELANTGYSFNTRAEAWAHAEALADGPSLKTWAAFAREHHVYLVAGFAERDGLKLYDSAVLFGPEGLLGHYRKAHLWNQEKLWFSPGNLGFPVFETPIGRIGLLICWDIWFPEVPRLLAMQGADIICSLNNWVWTPAPLFDASGRCMASYLTMTAAHVNNVHIAAANRIGSERGGRFLGCSLIAGTNGWPLGEIAGPENQCILYADLDLSSARSTPIWNSLNDLPRDRRTDLYGSMLGYDLHPALPR
- a CDS encoding asparaginase codes for the protein MTLPQLAIGTLGGTLSMLAPAAGEGITPGLDSAQMLADVPQLASLARISAKTLQMLPSASLSFVQLVDVLYWAKAQVEEGAHAVVLTQGTDTLEEVAYFLELLWPFDAPLILTGAMRAASEPGADGPANLLAAVQVALDVQSRGRGVLVVINDQIHAAAHVRKTASLAMAAFSSPHFGCEGLLIEGRACYLKPARARQPLPEPWRLDQRVALLEADFAADTLLLEQVAGLGYEGLVIAGFGAGHVSAAWAKCVGYLTTRMPVIVASRTGCGPTAHQTYGFDGGEMDLQRKGALMAGFLCPRKCRVLLWVLIGCGMDDELEHWLAEYRQPR